The Urocitellus parryii isolate mUroPar1 chromosome 6, mUroPar1.hap1, whole genome shotgun sequence genome includes a window with the following:
- the LOC144255271 gene encoding succinate dehydrogenase [ubiquinone] cytochrome b small subunit, mitochondrial, whose protein sequence is MAVLLRLGVLCGAQGGRALFLRTPLVRPAHISAFLQDRPTPGWTGTQHIHLSPNRHSGSKAASLHWTSERVVSVLLLGLLPAAYLNPCSAMDYSLAAVLTLHSHWGLGQVVTDYVHGDASQKAAKAGLLALSALTFAGLCYFNYHDVGICKAVAMLWKL, encoded by the coding sequence ATGGCGGTTCTCTTGAGGCTCGGTGTCCTCTGCGGTGCTCAAGGAGGCCGAGCTCTGTTCCTCCGAACCCCATTGGTCAGACCTGCTCACATCTCAGCATTTCTCCAGGACCGACCTACCCCAGGATGGACTGGAACACAGCACATTCACCTGTCACCAAACCGCCATTCTGGTTCCAAGGCTGCATCTCTTCACTGGACTAGTGAGAGGGTTGTCAGTGTTTtgctcctgggcctgcttccagCTGCATATTTGAATCCTTGCTCTGCAATGGACTACTCCTTGGCTGCAGTCCTCACTCTTCATAGTCACTGGGGCCTTGGACAAGTTGTCACTGATTATGTTCATGGAGATGCGTCACAGAAAGCTGCCAAGGCAGGCCTTTTGGCACTCTCAGCTTTAACCTTTGCTGGGCTTTGTTATTTCAACTATCATGACGTGGGCATCTGCAAAGCTGTTGCCATGCTGTGGAAGCTTTGA